In a genomic window of Hymenobacter chitinivorans DSM 11115:
- a CDS encoding winged helix-turn-helix transcriptional regulator, protein MYQKKIANTLTCGSVLTKEVLHGKWKSTLLVCMAQGIQRPSAMQRMLPSASRRVLNVQLSELEHHGLISKTIFPELPPKVEYHLTDLGRSLLPVIEVMEQWGNAHRTELEQVLAGNIAELPG, encoded by the coding sequence ATGTACCAGAAGAAAATTGCCAACACGTTGACCTGCGGCTCCGTGCTCACCAAGGAAGTGCTGCACGGCAAATGGAAATCCACCCTGCTCGTGTGCATGGCCCAGGGCATCCAGCGGCCCAGCGCCATGCAGCGCATGCTTCCCAGCGCCAGCCGGCGCGTACTCAACGTGCAGCTGAGCGAGCTGGAACACCACGGCCTGATTAGCAAAACCATCTTCCCCGAATTGCCGCCCAAAGTCGAGTACCACCTCACGGACCTGGGACGGTCCCTGCTGCCAGTGATTGAGGTAATGGAGCAGTGGGGAAACGCCCACCGCACAGAGCTGGAACAGGTTCTGGCGGGGAATATAGCCGAGTTGCCCGGCTAG
- the mfd gene encoding transcription-repair coupling factor: MKVTDFLQLYSLDPTVLTVGARLNPATASSVRSKAAQADASTARLHLRGLVGSQDAVLAAALHQEFPDQHHLFILHDREEAAYFLADLQHLLPDEEPLLFPSSYKRPYAFDETENANVLMRAEVLNKLNSHRGPKTTAEKASEDADDALPEGAATSKKGKKISVKDTAGALIVSYPEALFEKVINKKSLVANTFIVKVGDKLDVNFISDMLAEYDFERSDFVYEAGQFAVRGGIVDIFSYANELPYRIELFGDEVETIRTFDPESQLSVEKRQQVSIIPNVQTKLLQETREAFLDFIPRNTAIWAKDVRQTLDIVEESFDRAEAGFKEMLASAGGVQIVSKPEDLFESGKSFKKLLENFPIVEFGKRFHFKAGAEEFSFSAKPQPSFNKDFSRLVKNLHDNQEKGFTNVIAAESVRQADRLRTIFDELDNNVQFQHLLLGLREGFVDDTLKLVVYTDHQLFERFYRAQEGRKFSKKKALTLKELRTLVPGDYVVHQDYGIARFAGLTQVEINDRLQEAIRLVYRDDDVLTVSIHALHKIAKYSGAEGTPPTMSKLGSPEWENKKKSVKKKVKDIAAELIRLYAKRKTAPGHAFARDSFMQAELESSFIYEDTPDQAKATEDVKNDMEQPHPMDRLVCGDVGFGKTEVAIRAAFKSVADGKQAAVLVPTTILAMQHYKTFRERLSNLPVTVEYVNRFKTTKQIKETLARVAEGKTDILIGTHRLTNKDIKFKDLGLLIIDEEQKFGVKTKDKLKELKVNVDTLTLSATPIPRTLHFSLMGARDLSVIATPPPNRQPVQTELHVFDELLIRDAVARELKRGGQVFFVHNRVKDIEELAAMILRLVPDARITTIHGQMEGDLLEKRMMKFVDGEYDVLVSTNLIESGLDIPNANTIIINRAHMHGLSDLHQMRGRVGRSNKKAYCYLLTPPVAGLPSDARKRLSTLEEFSDLGDGFKVAMRDLDIRGAGNLLGGEQSGFINDLGFETYHQILDEAVQELKETEFRDLFLGDPTQRLQEAAATKGPKECNIETDLQILIPDNYVSNVSERLQLYSKLDRVKGPEELRKLVAGIVDRFGPLPAEVEQLADIVRLRWQACQVGFEKLTLKKNLLKGYIPATNNEAYFQGDTFGTILNYIQTHPRSASMKERKEQLIISIDEVKSVGAAKRILSELGSEEKVGV; the protein is encoded by the coding sequence TTGAAGGTCACCGACTTCCTCCAGCTTTACTCCCTCGACCCCACCGTGCTGACCGTGGGAGCCCGCCTGAACCCGGCCACCGCCAGCTCCGTGCGCAGCAAAGCCGCCCAAGCCGACGCCAGCACGGCCCGCCTCCACCTGCGCGGCCTCGTGGGCAGCCAGGACGCGGTATTGGCCGCCGCCCTGCACCAGGAGTTTCCGGATCAGCACCACCTCTTTATTCTGCACGACCGGGAAGAGGCCGCCTACTTCCTGGCCGACCTCCAGCACTTGCTGCCCGATGAAGAGCCGCTCTTGTTCCCGAGCTCCTATAAGCGCCCCTACGCCTTCGACGAGACGGAAAACGCCAACGTGCTGATGCGGGCCGAGGTGCTCAACAAGCTCAACTCGCACCGGGGGCCGAAAACCACGGCCGAAAAGGCCTCCGAGGATGCCGATGACGCCCTGCCCGAAGGCGCTGCAACAAGCAAGAAAGGCAAGAAAATTAGCGTGAAGGACACGGCCGGAGCCCTGATTGTCTCCTACCCCGAGGCGCTATTTGAGAAGGTTATCAACAAGAAAAGCTTAGTTGCCAACACCTTTATTGTCAAGGTGGGCGATAAGCTCGACGTCAACTTTATCAGCGACATGCTGGCCGAGTACGACTTTGAGCGCAGTGACTTCGTGTACGAGGCCGGGCAGTTTGCGGTGCGCGGCGGTATCGTCGACATCTTCAGCTACGCCAACGAGCTGCCCTACCGCATTGAGCTGTTCGGCGACGAGGTCGAAACCATCCGCACCTTCGACCCCGAAAGCCAGCTCTCGGTGGAGAAGCGGCAGCAGGTGAGCATCATTCCCAACGTGCAAACCAAGCTGCTGCAGGAGACGCGGGAGGCGTTTCTGGACTTCATTCCCCGCAACACCGCCATCTGGGCCAAGGACGTGCGCCAGACCCTGGACATCGTGGAGGAATCCTTCGACCGGGCCGAGGCGGGCTTCAAGGAAATGCTGGCCTCGGCCGGCGGCGTGCAGATTGTCAGCAAGCCCGAGGACTTGTTCGAGTCGGGTAAGTCGTTCAAGAAGCTGCTGGAAAACTTTCCCATCGTGGAGTTCGGCAAACGGTTCCACTTCAAGGCCGGCGCCGAGGAGTTCAGCTTCAGCGCCAAGCCCCAGCCTTCGTTCAACAAGGATTTCAGCCGCCTGGTCAAGAACCTGCACGACAACCAGGAAAAGGGCTTTACCAACGTCATTGCGGCCGAATCGGTGCGGCAGGCCGACCGGCTGCGCACCATCTTCGACGAGCTGGATAACAACGTGCAGTTTCAGCACCTGCTGCTAGGCTTGCGCGAGGGCTTCGTGGACGATACGCTTAAGCTGGTGGTCTACACCGACCACCAGCTGTTCGAGCGGTTCTACCGGGCCCAGGAAGGCCGCAAGTTCTCCAAAAAGAAGGCCCTGACCCTGAAGGAGCTTCGCACCCTGGTGCCGGGCGACTACGTGGTGCACCAGGATTACGGCATTGCCCGCTTCGCCGGCCTGACCCAGGTCGAAATCAACGACCGGCTCCAGGAAGCCATCCGCCTGGTGTACCGCGACGACGACGTGCTGACCGTCAGCATCCACGCCCTGCACAAGATTGCCAAGTACTCGGGGGCCGAGGGCACGCCGCCCACCATGAGTAAGCTGGGCTCCCCAGAGTGGGAAAACAAGAAGAAGTCGGTTAAGAAAAAGGTCAAGGACATTGCCGCCGAGCTGATCCGGCTCTATGCCAAGCGCAAAACCGCGCCCGGCCACGCCTTCGCCCGCGACTCCTTCATGCAGGCCGAGCTGGAATCCAGCTTCATCTACGAGGATACGCCCGACCAGGCCAAGGCTACCGAGGACGTGAAAAACGACATGGAGCAGCCCCACCCCATGGACCGCCTCGTGTGCGGCGACGTGGGCTTCGGCAAAACCGAAGTAGCCATCCGGGCCGCGTTTAAGTCAGTGGCCGATGGCAAGCAGGCGGCCGTGCTGGTGCCCACCACCATCCTGGCCATGCAGCACTACAAAACCTTCCGCGAGCGGCTCAGCAACCTGCCCGTGACGGTGGAGTACGTGAACCGCTTCAAGACCACCAAGCAAATCAAGGAGACGCTGGCCCGGGTGGCCGAGGGCAAGACCGACATTCTCATCGGCACCCACCGCCTCACCAACAAGGACATCAAATTCAAGGACCTGGGTTTGCTCATCATCGACGAAGAGCAGAAGTTCGGGGTCAAGACCAAGGACAAACTCAAGGAGCTCAAGGTGAACGTGGACACGCTGACCCTCTCGGCCACGCCCATTCCGCGCACCCTGCACTTCTCCCTGATGGGTGCCCGTGACCTTTCCGTCATTGCCACGCCCCCGCCGAACCGCCAGCCCGTCCAGACCGAGCTGCACGTGTTTGATGAGCTGCTGATCCGCGACGCGGTAGCCCGGGAGCTGAAGCGCGGCGGGCAGGTGTTCTTCGTCCACAACCGGGTGAAGGACATCGAGGAGCTGGCCGCCATGATTCTGCGCCTCGTGCCCGACGCCCGCATCACCACCATTCACGGGCAGATGGAGGGCGACCTGCTGGAAAAGCGCATGATGAAGTTCGTGGACGGCGAGTACGACGTGCTGGTGAGCACCAACCTGATTGAGTCGGGCCTGGATATTCCGAATGCCAATACCATCATCATCAACCGCGCCCACATGCACGGCCTCAGTGACCTGCACCAGATGCGGGGCCGGGTGGGCCGCTCCAACAAAAAGGCCTACTGCTACCTGCTCACCCCGCCCGTGGCCGGCCTGCCCTCCGACGCCCGCAAGCGCCTGAGCACCCTGGAAGAATTCTCCGACCTCGGCGACGGCTTCAAAGTGGCCATGCGCGACCTGGACATTCGCGGGGCCGGCAACCTGCTGGGTGGCGAGCAGTCGGGCTTTATCAACGACCTGGGCTTCGAAACCTACCACCAGATTCTGGACGAGGCCGTGCAGGAGCTCAAGGAAACCGAGTTCCGCGACCTGTTCCTCGGCGACCCCACCCAGCGTCTCCAGGAAGCCGCCGCCACCAAGGGCCCCAAGGAGTGCAACATCGAAACCGACCTGCAAATCCTCATCCCCGATAACTACGTGAGTAACGTCTCCGAGCGCCTGCAGCTCTACAGCAAGCTCGATAGGGTGAAGGGCCCCGAGGAGCTGCGCAAGCTCGTGGCCGGCATCGTGGACCGCTTCGGCCCCCTGCCCGCCGAGGTCGAGCAGCTGGCCGACATCGTGCGCCTGCGCTGGCAGGCCTGCCAGGTCGGCTTCGAAAAGCTCACCCTCAAGAAGAACCTGCTCAAAGGCTACATTCCGGCCACCAACAACGAGGCCTACTTCCAGGGCGACACCTTCGGCACTATCCTCAACTACATCCAGACCCACCCCCGCTCGGCCTCCATGAAGGAGCGCAAGGAACAGCTCATTATCAGCATCGACGAGGTGAAAAGCGTGGGCGCCGCCAAGCGGATTCTCAGTGAGCTGGGCAGTGAGGAGAAGGTGGGCGTGTAG
- a CDS encoding DUF4276 family protein, with the protein MQVIFLLEEESAEDALRQLIPRLLPAHYVPRFRSLGGWQGLVDNLPTLLRAYGKRMTEPGQQDLRIVVLLDADGVAERRFKLLEDAAKSAGLLTLGQAKEGQLFHVFNALAVQELEAWFLGDRQAITDAYPKVKTHHFKGIDREPESSPKPNDVLWGVLKAAGLYTTGKRKREWAETIAAKMDPGRNQSASFQYFRAGLGLLEAPAL; encoded by the coding sequence ATGCAAGTTATATTTCTGCTAGAGGAGGAGTCGGCGGAGGATGCCTTGCGACAGTTAATTCCGCGCCTACTGCCGGCTCATTACGTGCCGCGCTTCCGGTCGCTCGGTGGCTGGCAAGGATTGGTAGACAACTTACCCACACTGCTGCGGGCCTATGGCAAGCGGATGACCGAGCCGGGGCAGCAGGATTTGCGCATCGTCGTGCTCCTCGATGCCGATGGAGTGGCCGAGCGGCGGTTTAAGCTGCTGGAAGACGCGGCGAAGTCGGCTGGGCTGCTCACGCTGGGTCAGGCCAAGGAGGGGCAGCTATTTCATGTGTTCAACGCCCTGGCTGTTCAGGAGCTAGAAGCCTGGTTTCTCGGCGACCGGCAGGCCATTACGGACGCATATCCCAAGGTAAAAACCCACCATTTCAAGGGTATTGATCGGGAGCCGGAAAGTTCCCCCAAGCCGAATGACGTGCTATGGGGCGTATTGAAAGCTGCGGGGTTGTACACCACCGGCAAGCGCAAAAGGGAATGGGCCGAAACCATTGCGGCGAAAATGGACCCGGGGCGGAATCAGTCGGCCAGCTTCCAGTATTTCCGGGCGGGGCTGGGGCTGCTAGAGGCTCCCGCCCTCTAA
- a CDS encoding SDR family NAD(P)-dependent oxidoreductase: MGKLTGKVAVITGATSGLALATAHLFVQEGAYVFITGRNQQKLDEAVKAIGHNVTGVLGDAANLADLDRLYETVQREKGTIDVLFASAGAAGFGKLGEISEAFFDSIFNLNVRGTLFTVQKALPLLAAGGSIILTGSMASIKGYAANSVYSASKATLRAFVRGWLVDLQDRHIRVNLLSPGAIDTPMMAAAGAEFKAQIAPLIPRGEMGRPEEVAAAALFLASTEASFVNGIELFVDGGMGQI; the protein is encoded by the coding sequence ATGGGAAAGCTCACCGGAAAAGTAGCGGTTATTACCGGCGCTACGTCAGGCCTGGCCTTGGCCACCGCCCACTTATTTGTGCAAGAAGGAGCCTACGTCTTCATCACGGGCCGCAATCAGCAGAAGCTTGACGAAGCCGTGAAGGCTATCGGCCACAACGTGACAGGGGTGCTGGGCGACGCGGCTAACCTGGCCGACCTGGACCGCCTGTATGAGACGGTCCAGCGGGAAAAAGGCACTATTGACGTATTGTTCGCCAGCGCGGGAGCGGCTGGCTTCGGCAAACTGGGGGAGATTAGTGAAGCGTTTTTCGATTCCATCTTCAACCTGAACGTACGCGGCACCCTCTTCACGGTCCAAAAAGCCCTGCCCTTACTGGCCGCGGGCGGCTCCATTATACTCACTGGGTCGATGGCCTCCATCAAGGGATATGCGGCCAACAGCGTGTACAGCGCCAGCAAAGCCACGCTGCGGGCCTTCGTGCGGGGCTGGCTGGTGGACTTGCAGGACCGCCACATCCGGGTCAACCTGCTGAGCCCGGGCGCTATTGATACGCCTATGATGGCCGCTGCCGGTGCGGAGTTCAAGGCTCAAATCGCCCCGCTGATCCCACGCGGGGAAATGGGCCGTCCGGAAGAAGTGGCCGCCGCCGCTCTGTTTCTGGCTTCGACGGAGGCCAGCTTTGTGAACGGCATCGAACTATTCGTGGATGGGGGCATGGGTCAGATTTAG
- a CDS encoding cupin domain-containing protein, which yields MMHVLSSLPSLHDTAASLTEYWSPRVVAEFEDSYVKVAKVQGSLAWHSHEQEDEVFFILKGHLRIELENGAVELPEGALYVVPKGVRHNPVAEQECHIMLIEKKSTLHTGSEVTEKTRSLADQLRPLEGGSL from the coding sequence ATGATGCACGTACTATCCTCTCTTCCGTCTTTGCACGACACGGCGGCTTCCCTGACCGAGTACTGGTCGCCGCGCGTAGTGGCTGAGTTTGAAGACTCCTATGTGAAAGTGGCCAAAGTTCAGGGTTCCCTGGCCTGGCACAGTCACGAGCAGGAGGATGAGGTCTTTTTTATCCTGAAGGGCCACCTGCGCATCGAACTCGAAAACGGGGCCGTCGAGCTGCCCGAAGGTGCCTTGTACGTCGTGCCCAAGGGCGTACGGCATAACCCCGTGGCCGAGCAGGAATGCCACATCATGCTGATCGAAAAAAAGTCAACCCTGCACACCGGCAGCGAGGTGACTGAGAAAACCCGTTCCCTGGCTGATCAGCTACGACCCTTAGAGGGCGGGAGCCTCTAG
- a CDS encoding AAA family ATPase, producing MPDSAAAPGFPRLTYLRIKNYRALRDVELRDLTPLTVFIGPNGSGKSTVLDALAFLGEAVSGNLQQAWEKRNRFAGMRTRGQEGPIEFEVECFISEEVPRIIYKLSIDEANGVVFVSGESLTEPGAELERLIELVNAEPNPLQTPGYEKIFRINIYERDGNPGKYYTNPSSDPILYYTYAFSQDKEKVAPKTVSLLKVLTSYRYIHLTDDHLKGYSDAGPREKLSANGDNLPNVLYYLHDKHPEALARVTEKLRRWVPGLAGIVPEVTSDERLLLRFRDVAFDKPIPAQYMSGGTMRLTALLTLLYEPNATGMVGIEEPENELHPRLLPRLAEDMIQATETRQLLVATHSPFLLDALEPEQVWVLHRGADGYTQATRTADLPEVVAMVEEGSPLGYLWARNFFDIGDPLTWFPTSAPE from the coding sequence ATGCCTGACTCTGCCGCGGCCCCGGGTTTCCCTCGCCTCACCTACCTGCGCATCAAGAACTACCGCGCCCTGCGCGACGTGGAGCTGCGCGACCTGACCCCGCTGACGGTGTTTATCGGGCCTAACGGCAGCGGCAAGTCCACGGTGCTGGATGCGCTGGCGTTTCTGGGGGAGGCGGTGAGCGGGAATTTGCAGCAGGCCTGGGAGAAGCGGAACCGGTTTGCGGGGATGCGGACCCGGGGGCAGGAGGGGCCTATTGAGTTTGAGGTAGAGTGCTTCATCAGTGAGGAAGTGCCGCGAATCATTTATAAGCTGAGTATTGACGAAGCCAATGGAGTAGTGTTCGTTTCGGGCGAAAGTTTGACAGAGCCGGGTGCAGAGCTTGAGCGATTAATCGAACTGGTGAATGCTGAACCGAATCCACTTCAGACTCCGGGATATGAGAAGATATTCAGGATCAATATTTATGAAAGGGATGGAAACCCAGGTAAGTATTATACAAACCCTTCGTCGGATCCGATTCTATATTACACCTACGCATTTAGCCAAGACAAAGAAAAAGTAGCTCCTAAAACTGTTTCACTGCTTAAAGTTCTCACCTCCTACCGCTACATCCACCTCACCGACGACCACCTGAAGGGCTACTCCGATGCCGGGCCACGGGAGAAGCTTTCGGCCAACGGGGACAACCTGCCCAACGTGCTGTACTACCTGCACGATAAGCATCCGGAGGCGCTGGCGCGGGTCACGGAGAAGCTGCGGCGCTGGGTGCCGGGTCTGGCTGGCATTGTGCCGGAAGTTACCTCAGATGAGCGGCTGCTGCTGCGGTTTCGGGATGTAGCATTCGACAAGCCCATACCAGCCCAATACATGTCGGGTGGAACTATGCGCCTGACGGCCTTGCTGACATTGCTCTATGAGCCCAATGCTACCGGGATGGTTGGGATAGAAGAGCCCGAAAACGAGTTGCACCCGCGCCTGCTTCCCCGTTTGGCGGAGGACATGATACAGGCTACCGAGACCCGGCAGCTGCTGGTGGCCACTCATTCACCATTTCTGCTGGATGCGCTGGAACCAGAGCAGGTCTGGGTTCTGCATCGGGGAGCCGATGGCTACACCCAGGCTACGCGCACAGCTGACCTGCCCGAGGTGGTGGCTATGGTGGAGGAAGGTTCGCCACTCGGCTACTTATGGGCGCGCAATTTCTTTGATATAGGTGACCCCCTCACTTGGTTTCCTACCTCGGCTCCGGAGTAA
- a CDS encoding energy transducer TonB → MHRFLLMPLLLAAPLVTQAQDTEQVSVPRQGVPGREEYSVLKTDSNIRQGAYRSYAGRKGTTLVTEGFYVAGQPDSTWTAYADNGKNLLWKGRYHQGQKAGVWNYYSAEGKLVQQYDHSSGKLVLSTPTAYSMRATFWPSGAEAYTTPPVYIGGESVVLMHIGRSVRYPAEALRSQIMGDVRVAFTIDKDGNASNYRVVQGLGYGCDEEALRVVKLLPSNWIPASANGKPVAAECQLPVSYRIL, encoded by the coding sequence ATGCACAGGTTTTTATTGATGCCGCTGTTGCTGGCCGCTCCCCTGGTGACCCAGGCGCAGGATACCGAGCAGGTGAGTGTGCCCCGGCAAGGTGTGCCCGGCCGGGAGGAGTATTCCGTGTTGAAGACGGATTCTAACATCCGGCAGGGTGCCTACCGCAGCTATGCAGGCCGCAAAGGCACGACCCTGGTGACGGAAGGCTTTTATGTGGCTGGTCAGCCAGACAGCACCTGGACCGCCTACGCCGACAACGGCAAGAACCTGCTCTGGAAAGGACGCTACCACCAAGGGCAGAAAGCCGGGGTCTGGAACTACTACTCGGCGGAGGGCAAGCTGGTCCAGCAGTACGACCACAGCAGCGGCAAACTGGTCTTGAGCACGCCAACTGCTTACTCAATGCGGGCCACGTTCTGGCCATCGGGCGCGGAAGCGTACACGACTCCGCCCGTGTATATCGGCGGGGAGTCGGTGGTTCTGATGCATATCGGTAGGTCAGTCCGCTACCCGGCCGAGGCCTTGCGCAGCCAGATAATGGGTGACGTGCGCGTGGCCTTTACCATTGATAAAGACGGCAATGCCTCCAATTATCGGGTGGTACAGGGGCTGGGCTACGGCTGCGACGAAGAGGCCTTGCGGGTAGTAAAGCTGCTGCCCAGCAACTGGATTCCGGCCTCGGCGAATGGGAAGCCGGTGGCCGCCGAATGCCAGCTGCCCGTTAGCTACCGGATTCTCTAA
- a CDS encoding metal-dependent hydrolase — protein MRGSSHLAIGLITGVAVGGLVAGVPFSPAGIALAGFSALAPDLDHPGSRLSKRLSFSQNYVRFAFALIALGLAGYTHYMLPQGPDRRMGFTAALAFGLIGVAMQGGSARKLALMFTGACTVLAGLYFGFLWLSLLGIFVALAPYTSHRTWTHTLWATLLWTYIGYLANNTLGWHGVAHFAGAGYASHLVADSLTKAGVKWFMPLSDYAFKIPLIRTGSTAGNLLEVGICVGYAALVLVLIVARMQF, from the coding sequence GTGCGCGGCTCTTCTCACCTGGCCATTGGCCTGATTACCGGCGTGGCCGTCGGCGGCCTCGTTGCGGGCGTACCTTTTTCCCCCGCCGGTATTGCCCTAGCCGGCTTTTCGGCCCTGGCTCCCGACCTCGACCACCCCGGCTCCCGGCTGAGCAAGCGCCTGAGTTTCTCCCAGAACTACGTACGCTTCGCCTTTGCCCTCATTGCTCTGGGCCTGGCCGGCTACACTCACTACATGCTGCCTCAGGGCCCCGACCGGCGCATGGGCTTCACGGCGGCCCTGGCCTTCGGGCTTATCGGGGTGGCTATGCAGGGCGGCTCGGCCCGCAAGCTGGCCCTCATGTTTACCGGTGCCTGCACTGTGCTGGCGGGTCTGTACTTCGGGTTTCTGTGGCTGAGTTTGCTGGGCATCTTCGTGGCTTTGGCCCCCTACACCTCCCACCGCACCTGGACGCACACGCTCTGGGCTACCCTGCTGTGGACCTACATCGGCTACCTGGCCAATAACACCCTGGGCTGGCATGGCGTGGCCCACTTTGCCGGGGCTGGCTACGCCTCCCACCTCGTGGCCGACTCCCTGACTAAGGCCGGGGTGAAGTGGTTTATGCCCTTATCCGACTACGCTTTCAAAATTCCCCTTATTCGGACGGGCTCTACTGCGGGCAATTTGCTGGAAGTAGGAATCTGCGTGGGCTATGCCGCTCTGGTGCTGGTGCTTATCGTGGCCCGCATGCAGTTCTGA